In Campylobacter concisus, the following are encoded in one genomic region:
- a CDS encoding pseudouridine synthase, with the protein MEKTRLNKFISHNTNYSRREADELIKAGKVSIAGRVVSDLTTSVDEDDKVRINGRLIKLKKEFTVIVYHKQKGELVSKKDDRGRKTIYDTLDKKFAKFVSVGRLDYASEGLLLLTDAPAIATALMNSDIEREYYLKVKGEISKEVIEAMTNGFFAKDATKGAHAKTTIKSMEFKPFLAYKVFGSSGGYTKLKVIINEGQNRELRRFFGYFDLEVMDLKRVSFGRVSLDMLKPGKWRYFENSEYEDLRDFLKVNNVRY; encoded by the coding sequence ATGGAAAAAACAAGACTTAATAAATTTATCTCACACAACACAAACTACTCACGCCGTGAGGCAGATGAGCTGATAAAAGCTGGCAAGGTTAGCATAGCAGGACGTGTGGTTAGCGATCTTACAACGAGCGTCGATGAAGATGACAAAGTGCGCATAAACGGCCGTTTGATAAAGCTAAAGAAGGAATTTACTGTTATCGTTTACCACAAACAAAAGGGTGAGCTAGTTAGCAAGAAAGATGACCGCGGAAGAAAGACGATCTATGACACGTTAGATAAGAAATTTGCTAAATTTGTTAGTGTGGGGCGCTTAGACTATGCAAGTGAGGGGCTACTTTTACTAACCGACGCCCCAGCTATCGCCACAGCACTAATGAATAGCGATATTGAAAGAGAATATTATCTAAAGGTAAAGGGCGAAATTTCAAAAGAGGTCATCGAGGCGATGACAAATGGCTTTTTTGCCAAGGACGCTACCAAAGGTGCGCACGCAAAAACCACTATAAAATCAATGGAATTTAAGCCTTTTCTAGCCTATAAAGTTTTTGGCTCAAGCGGCGGTTATACAAAACTAAAAGTCATCATCAATGAGGGTCAAAACAGAGAGCTTCGCCGATTCTTTGGATACTTTGACCTTGAAGTGATGGACCTAAAACGTGTTAGCTTTGGACGTGTTAGCCTTGATATGCTAAAGCCTGGCAAATGGCGCTACTTTGAAAACAGCGAATACGAAGACCTAAGAGACTTTTTAAAGGTTAATAACGTTAGATACTAA
- a CDS encoding ribonuclease J — protein MNDKNEEKVVTNQSKNNKRRRFRPKNKLKQEGETTEQTSLASKSVIDNFFAAEQAETETHAEPKSQNSRPKKPRNNKNQNKNGENNKPKEQKQESQETKTKTQEQKEKPKKAKKPKKNLPAKLNGNEQWQQDIASAMVANKVVHELRLEPMKYLNSSEHKIRITPLGGLGEIGGNMTIFETETSAIIVDIGMSFPSESMHGVDILIPDFDYVRKIKDKIKGVIITHAHEDHIGAVPYFYKEFKFPIYATPLPLGMINNKFEEHGLKQERSLFRSVEKRKPYLIGDFEVEWIHITHSIIDASALAITTKAGTIIHTGDFKIDHTPIDGYPTDLGRLAYYGERGVLCLMSDSTNSYREGFTKSESSVGKTFDTIFSKAKGRVIMSTFSSNIHRVYQAIEWGLKYNRKVCVIGRSMERNLYTAMELGYIKLDKKIFIDANEVGKFKDNEVLIVTTGSQGETMSALYRMATDEHKYIKIKPTDQIIISSKAIPGNESSISTVLNFLIKSGASVAYQDFSEIHVSGHAAQEEQKLMLRLIKPKFFLPVHGEYNHIAKHKETAIACGVDERNIYLMSDGDQMEICQKYLKRVKTVKTGKVFIDNQINKQISDDVVIDRQNLAEAGVVMIIAQISRHGAKLINKPRVISYGLVGDKQDGEFRKEMEGVLEQYLSNVKEELLKDGRMLEGQVRQVIRKHIFRKVKKYPTIVPIIYLM, from the coding sequence ATGAACGACAAAAACGAAGAGAAAGTTGTAACTAACCAAAGTAAAAACAACAAAAGACGAAGATTTAGACCAAAAAATAAACTAAAACAAGAGGGCGAAACTACCGAGCAAACTTCACTAGCAAGCAAAAGCGTAATAGATAACTTCTTTGCAGCAGAGCAAGCTGAAACTGAAACGCACGCCGAGCCAAAGAGCCAAAATTCTCGCCCAAAAAAGCCAAGAAATAACAAAAATCAAAACAAAAATGGCGAAAACAATAAGCCAAAAGAGCAAAAACAAGAATCACAAGAAACAAAAACCAAAACACAAGAACAAAAAGAAAAGCCAAAAAAAGCCAAAAAACCAAAGAAAAATTTACCAGCTAAGCTAAACGGCAATGAGCAATGGCAGCAAGATATTGCAAGCGCAATGGTAGCAAACAAGGTCGTTCACGAGCTTCGTCTGGAGCCGATGAAATATCTAAACTCAAGTGAACATAAAATTCGCATAACTCCACTTGGTGGTCTTGGCGAGATCGGCGGAAACATGACTATCTTTGAAACCGAAACTAGCGCCATCATCGTTGATATCGGCATGAGTTTTCCGAGCGAGAGCATGCACGGCGTGGATATACTAATCCCTGACTTTGACTATGTTAGAAAAATAAAAGACAAGATAAAAGGCGTCATCATCACTCACGCGCACGAAGATCACATCGGCGCAGTACCATATTTTTACAAAGAGTTTAAATTTCCGATTTATGCCACACCTTTACCACTTGGCATGATAAATAATAAATTTGAAGAGCATGGCCTAAAACAAGAGCGCTCACTTTTCCGTTCGGTCGAGAAAAGAAAGCCATATCTAATAGGCGACTTTGAGGTTGAGTGGATACATATAACTCACTCTATAATCGATGCTTCAGCACTTGCTATCACGACAAAGGCGGGCACCATCATCCATACGGGTGACTTTAAGATCGACCATACTCCGATCGACGGCTATCCAACTGACCTTGGCAGACTTGCATACTACGGCGAAAGAGGTGTATTATGTCTAATGAGCGATAGCACGAATAGCTACCGAGAAGGATTTACTAAAAGTGAAAGCAGCGTGGGTAAGACCTTTGACACGATTTTCTCAAAGGCCAAGGGTCGCGTGATAATGAGCACTTTTAGCTCAAACATCCACCGCGTCTATCAAGCAATCGAGTGGGGGCTAAAATACAACCGCAAAGTCTGTGTCATCGGTAGATCAATGGAGAGAAATTTGTATACTGCAATGGAGCTTGGCTATATCAAGCTTGATAAGAAAATTTTTATCGATGCAAACGAGGTTGGCAAATTTAAAGATAACGAGGTTCTGATCGTTACCACAGGCTCTCAGGGTGAGACTATGAGCGCGCTGTACCGAATGGCTACTGATGAACACAAATACATCAAAATAAAGCCAACCGATCAGATCATAATCAGCTCAAAAGCGATCCCAGGCAATGAAAGCAGTATCTCGACTGTATTAAATTTCCTAATAAAATCAGGTGCAAGCGTCGCTTATCAAGACTTTAGCGAGATCCACGTCAGCGGTCACGCGGCACAAGAAGAGCAAAAGCTGATGCTACGTCTTATAAAACCAAAATTTTTCTTGCCAGTACATGGCGAGTATAATCACATCGCAAAACACAAAGAAACAGCCATAGCTTGCGGTGTAGATGAAAGAAATATTTATCTAATGAGTGACGGTGACCAGATGGAGATATGCCAAAAGTATCTAAAGCGTGTAAAAACAGTAAAAACAGGCAAGGTATTTATTGACAATCAAATAAATAAACAAATTTCAGATGATGTCGTCATCGATAGACAAAACTTAGCAGAAGCCGGGGTCGTCATGATAATCGCTCAAATTTCACGTCACGGCGCAAAACTCATCAATAAGCCTCGCGTCATTAGCTACGGTCTTGTGGGCGATAAGCAAGATGGCGAGTTTAGAAAAGAGATGGAGGGCGTGCTGGAGCAATACCTAAGCAACGTTAAAGAGGAGCTTTTGAAAGACGGCAGGATGCTCGAGGGGCAGGTGCGTCAGGTCATCCGAAAACATATCTTTAGAAAAGTCAAAAAATACCCGACTATCGTGCCTATTATCTATCTAATGTAA
- a CDS encoding ABC transporter ATP-binding protein, translating to MINIRGVSLVYNQNKQNEFCALKNINLDINDGELVILKGISGSGKSTLLSLIALLQKPTSGEILIDGTNIAKLPDVFCSELRHKRLGLVFQNFNLIEGLSVYENLLAPFALTNFKANVRDEMIKKALSLANIAHKKDENVSNLSGGERQRCAVARALSMDANIILADEPTANLDRQNARAFLGLLESFKALKKSVIVATHDSIFDELSATDRVVSLQNGEIV from the coding sequence ATGATAAATATAAGAGGTGTTAGCCTGGTTTATAACCAAAACAAACAAAATGAGTTTTGTGCTTTAAAAAATATAAATTTAGATATTAATGACGGCGAGCTAGTGATACTAAAAGGCATTAGTGGAAGCGGTAAAAGCACCCTACTTTCTCTTATTGCCCTACTTCAAAAGCCAACTAGTGGAGAAATTTTGATAGATGGCACTAACATCGCAAAACTGCCTGATGTCTTTTGCTCTGAGCTTAGACACAAAAGGCTTGGATTAGTTTTTCAAAATTTTAACCTTATCGAGGGTCTAAGTGTATATGAAAATTTACTAGCTCCATTTGCTTTAACAAATTTCAAGGCAAATGTGCGAGATGAGATGATAAAAAAGGCTCTAAGCCTAGCAAATATCGCTCATAAAAAAGATGAGAATGTATCAAATTTAAGTGGTGGTGAGCGTCAAAGATGCGCGGTAGCTAGGGCTTTATCTATGGATGCTAACATCATCTTGGCTGATGAGCCAACGGCAAATTTAGACAGACAAAATGCACGTGCGTTTTTAGGCTTGCTAGAGTCTTTTAAAGCTCTAAAAAAGAGTGTTATTGTCGCTACTCACGATAGCATTTTTGATGAGCTAAGTGCAACAGATAGGGTTGTCAGCTTGCAAAATGGAGAGATAGTATGA
- a CDS encoding ABC transporter permease, protein MIGKNFINYAVVLLFKDRKDHLFSFCLFALIIFVLSSVLFISGSIQHDLINLVKDRSSIVVSAFRAGKGDLMHPGYIYDISKIDGVADVRGVVDGEYYFVQKRVWFHLYEDDSLKEDEMIVGDGVKAAMNELYYDESFNFLTEERMIPVKILKTMPAQSGLISNNAIFLHPNTLRAILNLKDEEYTKLYVEVPNTDEISEVALKIENLYPNSFALSIEDEVAKVRHLYYYKGGIFMSIYVSVMLIFFVLLKNQISLAYGSKKREIAILRSIGFCIKDIIFLKFIQNFIVSVSAFLLGVMLAYLFVFVFNAPLLKGIFLGDELLNFTNFTPILEFDKLFLIFVFGVIPFLAFVLIPSWRVASSDINEGLK, encoded by the coding sequence ATGATAGGTAAAAATTTTATAAACTATGCTGTGGTTCTGCTTTTTAAAGATAGAAAGGACCATCTTTTTAGCTTTTGCCTCTTTGCACTCATTATATTTGTGCTAAGCTCGGTACTTTTCATCTCTGGATCGATCCAACATGATCTTATAAATTTAGTAAAAGATAGATCAAGCATTGTAGTGAGCGCATTTCGTGCTGGCAAAGGCGATCTAATGCACCCTGGCTATATCTACGACATCTCAAAGATTGATGGCGTGGCAGACGTGAGAGGCGTAGTTGATGGAGAGTACTACTTCGTTCAAAAGCGTGTTTGGTTTCATCTATATGAAGATGATAGCTTAAAAGAGGATGAGATGATCGTCGGAGATGGTGTAAAAGCGGCTATGAATGAGCTTTACTACGATGAGAGCTTTAATTTTCTAACTGAAGAGCGCATGATACCAGTAAAGATATTAAAGACTATGCCGGCACAAAGTGGTTTAATCTCAAATAACGCTATATTTTTGCATCCAAATACACTAAGGGCTATCTTAAATTTAAAAGATGAAGAGTATACAAAGCTCTACGTTGAGGTGCCAAATACCGATGAGATCAGTGAAGTAGCTTTAAAGATAGAGAATTTATATCCAAATTCTTTCGCTCTTAGCATAGAAGATGAGGTGGCTAAGGTTAGGCACCTTTACTATTATAAGGGTGGAATTTTTATGAGCATTTATGTTAGCGTTATGCTTATATTCTTTGTCTTGCTTAAAAACCAAATTTCACTCGCCTATGGTAGTAAAAAGCGTGAAATAGCTATTTTAAGAAGTATTGGCTTTTGTATAAAAGACATAATCTTTTTAAAATTTATACAAAATTTCATTGTTAGTGTTAGTGCTTTTTTGCTCGGTGTTATGCTGGCTTATCTCTTTGTTTTTGTATTTAACGCTCCACTTCTAAAAGGGATATTTTTAGGTGATGAGCTTTTAAATTTTACAAATTTCACGCCTATTTTAGAGTTTGATAAGCTCTTTTTGATCTTTGTTTTTGGCGTGATACCATTTTTAGCGTTTGTACTCATACCTTCATGGAGAGTAGCAAGTAGTGACATAAATGAGGGGCTAAAATGA
- a CDS encoding tetratricopeptide repeat protein yields MKKIVFLSMFLLTIGFSQDLVDLGFDAYDKGDYNKAAKIFSRACDNEVIDGCLNLGYLYMDGLGVKQDYHKAAKLLKKACDGGKIFSCGVLGALYANGQGVKQDYHEATKLFKEACNGENVQSCSILGSLYIQGLGLSRDYHAAKEYFGKACDLGDQKGCDFYKELNKKGF; encoded by the coding sequence ATGAAAAAGATTGTGTTTTTATCTATGTTTTTATTAACTATTGGATTTTCTCAGGATCTTGTAGACCTTGGATTTGATGCTTACGATAAAGGTGACTACAATAAAGCGGCTAAGATATTTTCTAGGGCTTGCGACAATGAAGTTATTGATGGATGTTTAAATTTAGGATACTTATATATGGATGGCTTGGGGGTAAAGCAAGACTACCATAAGGCAGCAAAACTACTTAAAAAAGCTTGTGATGGAGGAAAAATTTTTAGTTGTGGTGTTTTAGGAGCATTATATGCAAACGGTCAAGGAGTAAAACAAGACTACCATGAGGCAACCAAACTATTCAAAGAAGCTTGTAATGGAGAAAATGTTCAAAGTTGTAGTATTTTAGGAAGTTTGTATATACAAGGGCTAGGATTAAGCCGAGACTATCACGCCGCAAAGGAATATTTTGGCAAAGCGTGTGATTTAGGAGATCAAAAAGGGTGTGATTTTTACAAAGAACTAAACAAAAAAGGTTTTTAA
- the rsmA gene encoding 16S rRNA (adenine(1518)-N(6)/adenine(1519)-N(6))-dimethyltransferase RsmA: protein MIKAKKHFGQNFLQDKATLDKIIQAIPNDVVNVVEIGPGLGDLTFRLLQIYKTTCFEIDCELFQILKAKFANEIQNGQLKLFCKDALEQWQQEGGLSSENYFLVANLPYYVATKMILNAIDDEKCLGLIVMIQKEVALKFGAKSKDKEFSALSILASLQGRCELLFDVDAKLFNPPPKVTSSVIKLQKTKKIFGKDGIFKDAKQYEAFKAFLRAAFASPRKTLLKNLSTNFDKKALEEIFEDLGLAQNLRPHELDVDSYLKVFERLKEDNERQKRRESCN from the coding sequence ATGATAAAGGCAAAAAAGCACTTTGGACAGAATTTTTTACAGGACAAAGCGACACTAGATAAGATCATCCAAGCGATACCCAATGACGTAGTAAACGTCGTTGAGATTGGGCCTGGCTTAGGTGATTTGACATTTAGACTTTTGCAAATTTACAAGACGACCTGTTTTGAAATAGATTGTGAGCTGTTTCAAATTTTAAAGGCTAAATTTGCAAATGAGATACAAAATGGACAATTAAAACTTTTTTGTAAAGATGCATTAGAGCAGTGGCAACAAGAGGGCGGACTAAGTAGCGAAAACTACTTTTTGGTCGCAAATTTACCCTATTACGTTGCTACGAAGATGATACTAAATGCGATAGATGACGAAAAATGCCTTGGGCTTATCGTGATGATACAAAAAGAGGTTGCTCTTAAATTTGGTGCAAAGAGCAAGGATAAAGAATTTAGCGCTTTATCGATCCTCGCCTCACTCCAAGGCAGGTGTGAGCTTTTGTTTGACGTGGATGCAAAGCTTTTTAATCCACCTCCAAAGGTCACATCCTCAGTCATCAAACTACAAAAAACAAAAAAGATTTTTGGCAAAGACGGGATTTTCAAAGATGCAAAACAATACGAGGCTTTTAAAGCATTTTTAAGAGCTGCGTTTGCTTCACCAAGAAAGACGCTTTTGAAAAATTTATCCACAAATTTTGACAAAAAGGCGTTAGAAGAAATTTTTGAAGACCTAGGCTTAGCTCAAAATTTACGTCCACACGAGCTAGATGTCGATTCTTATCTAAAAGTATTTGAAAGATTAAAGGAAGATAATGAACGACAAAAACGAAGAGAAAGTTGTAACTAA
- a CDS encoding nitrous oxide reductase accessory protein NosL has product MILRSILSSALLATILFSASTNEQAVKMKPMFQSVDPSKATLVGSGEDKEYCAVCGMNLVKFYKTNHVYNGKQVASLHCLYELTEGKIPSDAQVVDTKNLNLIDVNKAFYVVGSSVKGTMTRNSKYAFSTEADAKEFQAENGGEIMNFAKAYEIAGQDFEGDNKMIKAKREDGVYAHGKEFYEANCEKTDPKSFKAISELKAHLKQVCDSKEASKAPEYDKHLQAAALYLWDAPANLGTSNQASKPKQEIKKPERIVVPKGARCAVCGMIVKNSPWATLIKVDGKDYYFDGVKDMAQFYFADGKMKDAYVSDYYTLEKLNAKDAFYVHGSNVYGPMGDEFIPFKDEAKAESFLKDHAGKGVIRFDEIKNFIGK; this is encoded by the coding sequence ATGATTTTACGTTCTATCTTGAGTTCAGCGCTACTAGCAACCATACTTTTTAGTGCTTCTACAAATGAACAAGCCGTCAAAATGAAACCGATGTTTCAAAGCGTGGATCCTAGCAAGGCTACACTAGTAGGAAGCGGCGAGGATAAAGAGTACTGTGCCGTTTGCGGCATGAATTTGGTTAAATTTTATAAAACTAATCACGTCTACAACGGCAAGCAAGTAGCATCACTTCACTGCTTATACGAGCTAACAGAAGGCAAGATCCCAAGTGACGCACAAGTTGTAGATACTAAAAATCTAAATTTAATCGATGTAAATAAAGCCTTTTATGTCGTTGGTAGTAGTGTCAAGGGCACAATGACTAGAAATAGCAAATACGCTTTCTCAACTGAGGCTGACGCAAAAGAATTTCAAGCAGAAAATGGCGGCGAGATAATGAACTTTGCCAAAGCTTACGAGATCGCTGGACAGGATTTCGAGGGTGATAATAAAATGATAAAAGCTAAACGTGAGGACGGCGTTTATGCACATGGTAAAGAATTTTATGAAGCAAACTGCGAAAAAACAGATCCAAAAAGCTTTAAAGCTATCTCTGAGCTAAAAGCTCATCTTAAACAAGTATGTGACTCAAAAGAGGCTAGCAAAGCTCCTGAATACGACAAACACCTACAAGCTGCCGCTTTGTATCTATGGGATGCTCCAGCAAATTTAGGTACTAGCAACCAAGCTTCAAAACCTAAACAAGAAATAAAAAAACCTGAGAGAATAGTCGTACCAAAAGGTGCGAGATGTGCGGTATGTGGCATGATCGTCAAAAATTCTCCATGGGCGACACTCATCAAAGTAGATGGCAAGGATTATTATTTCGATGGTGTAAAAGATATGGCACAATTTTATTTTGCGGATGGTAAAATGAAAGATGCTTATGTGAGCGATTATTACACGCTAGAAAAGCTTAATGCAAAAGATGCGTTTTATGTTCATGGTTCAAACGTTTATGGACCAATGGGCGATGAGTTTATCCCATTTAAAGACGAAGCAAAGGCAGAGAGCTTTTTAAAAGATCATGCTGGCAAAGGTGTCATAAGATTTGACGAGATAAAGAATTTTATCGGTAAATAG
- a CDS encoding KpsF/GutQ family sugar-phosphate isomerase, producing the protein MQTINQIASEVLEIEANELLRHAKNLAIEDAVNLIFNAKGKVIVTGVGKSGHIGAKIAATLASTGTPSFFLHPTEAMHGDLGMIEKDDVLLAISFSGESDELIKILPHVKRFGVKIVAMARSKTSSLGKFSDAFISINVEKEACPLNAAPTASTTLTLALGDALAVCLMQKRGFKKEDFANFHPGGSLGKRLFLKVKDVMRSENLPIVRWNAPLKSAIDTMTHGKLGTVLIVDKDGVLDALLSDGDLRRALMREDFDLEEPAMKFATLHPKEIDNKEMLAVDALALIEKYKIQLLAVVENGVPVGVLHIHDLANLGL; encoded by the coding sequence ATGCAAACAATTAACCAAATCGCATCAGAAGTTTTAGAGATAGAAGCAAACGAGCTTTTAAGGCATGCTAAAAATTTAGCCATAGAAGATGCTGTAAATTTGATATTTAACGCAAAGGGCAAGGTTATAGTCACAGGCGTTGGCAAGAGTGGTCACATAGGTGCAAAGATCGCTGCCACGCTTGCAAGCACTGGCACGCCAAGCTTTTTCTTACACCCAACAGAGGCTATGCACGGCGACCTTGGCATGATAGAAAAGGATGATGTTTTGTTAGCCATTAGTTTTAGTGGCGAGAGCGATGAGCTTATCAAAATTTTGCCTCACGTAAAACGCTTTGGCGTAAAAATCGTCGCCATGGCAAGGAGCAAGACAAGCTCGCTTGGTAAATTTAGTGATGCATTTATTAGCATTAACGTAGAGAAAGAGGCCTGCCCGCTAAATGCTGCTCCAACAGCATCAACTACGCTAACGTTAGCTCTTGGCGATGCGCTAGCTGTTTGTTTGATGCAAAAGAGAGGCTTTAAAAAAGAGGACTTTGCAAATTTTCACCCAGGTGGTAGCCTTGGTAAGAGGCTATTTTTAAAGGTCAAAGATGTGATGAGAAGCGAAAATTTACCGATAGTTCGCTGGAATGCACCCCTAAAAAGTGCGATCGACACGATGACGCATGGCAAGCTTGGCACGGTTCTCATAGTTGATAAAGACGGTGTGCTAGACGCTCTTTTAAGTGACGGCGATCTTAGGCGTGCGCTTATGAGGGAAGACTTTGACTTAGAAGAGCCGGCAATGAAATTTGCAACACTGCATCCAAAAGAGATAGATAACAAAGAGATGTTAGCTGTAGATGCGTTAGCTTTGATAGAAAAGTATAAGATTCAGCTTCTAGCCGTCGTAGAAAATGGCGTACCTGTGGGCGTTTTACATATTCATGACCTTGCAAATTTAGGACTATAA